In Anaerolineales bacterium, the following are encoded in one genomic region:
- a CDS encoding PaaI family thioesterase — MDQIAFQDQYLEARADCWGCGRNNPDGLYIKSYWDGEEAVAYFAPQPQHTGHKGVLNGGVIATLMDCHCMGLAMAHAHRLEDRQIGSQPLITYVTGSLKVDYLKPTPLSGQPVELRARVTEVDGRKTWMECSLLADGQLTARGQVLGVRLAEVPEVSP, encoded by the coding sequence ATGGACCAGATTGCCTTTCAAGACCAGTACCTGGAGGCGCGGGCGGATTGTTGGGGCTGTGGCCGCAACAATCCGGACGGCCTGTATATCAAGAGCTATTGGGACGGCGAAGAAGCCGTGGCGTACTTTGCGCCCCAACCGCAGCACACCGGGCACAAAGGCGTGCTGAACGGCGGCGTGATCGCCACGCTGATGGACTGTCACTGCATGGGTTTAGCGATGGCCCACGCCCACCGGCTGGAGGATCGCCAGATCGGCAGCCAGCCGCTGATCACCTATGTGACCGGTTCGCTGAAGGTGGATTATTTGAAGCCGACGCCGCTAAGCGGACAGCCTGTGGAGCTGCGCGCTAGGGTGACTGAAGTGGACGGGCGCAAGACCTGGATGGAGTGCAGCCTGCTGGCGGACGGACAGCTGACCGCCCGCGGGCAGGTGCTGGGCGTGCGCCTTGCTGAAGTGCCGGAGGTAAGCCCCTGA
- a CDS encoding glycosyltransferase family 39 protein has translation MPSRLRSRFLNWLPVLLVLLAFLALRLPGLGRFITTDEALWLRRSANFRLALHQQDWPSTFQSPHPGVLTQWAGAAAYQIVFPDYARLGTPDIRDPDLLRLLENRGVSPMRILAVGRGLLLALQAAALVAACIFAARLLGPWAAAVGGGLLALDPFLAGHQRLLHLDGLLASLIPLAVLAFLDFLKTRQPGSLLAAGLATGLAWLTKTPAIFLLPALLGLGLLADLRHRPADWQRSALLAAAAALLLGVLLFWALFPAMWANPLGSLQTMASYTLGSAEGEHSGPLFFLGQVYPDGELGSAGWLFYLVSFVARSTPLVLLGLGLAAWFGVRQPGAPGRATAGWLALGGLGFLLLMTIASKKMDRYGLPALPFFILIAGWGWAAALQAMGWRGRQVAAVAGLLVAALLSALPNQPYYLNYYNPLIGSADKVMMIGWGEGLDQAAQYLSRQPGIAGARVATWYSVSFQWMYSYPVEDIPITSQLSEAGLADLLSMDYLVIYVHQWQRGTPQNLLDALAPLDPQHRIWIGGQEYVRVYRLGQ, from the coding sequence ATGCCCTCCCGCCTGCGATCCAGGTTCCTGAATTGGCTGCCCGTGCTGCTGGTGCTGCTGGCCTTCCTGGCCCTGCGCCTGCCCGGTCTGGGGCGCTTCATCACCACAGACGAAGCGCTGTGGCTGCGCCGCTCGGCCAACTTTCGCCTGGCCCTGCACCAGCAGGATTGGCCCAGCACCTTTCAAAGCCCGCACCCGGGGGTGCTGACCCAGTGGGCCGGGGCGGCCGCCTACCAGATCGTGTTCCCGGACTATGCCCGGCTGGGCACGCCGGACATCCGTGACCCGGACCTGCTGCGCCTGCTGGAAAACCGCGGCGTGAGTCCCATGCGCATCCTGGCGGTCGGCCGGGGCCTGTTGCTGGCATTGCAGGCCGCCGCCCTGGTGGCGGCCTGCATCTTCGCCGCCCGCCTGCTCGGCCCCTGGGCCGCGGCAGTGGGCGGCGGGCTGCTGGCCCTGGACCCCTTCCTGGCCGGGCACCAACGCCTGCTGCATCTGGATGGGCTGCTGGCTTCGCTGATACCGCTGGCTGTATTGGCTTTTCTGGATTTCTTGAAGACCAGGCAACCCGGGTCACTGCTGGCGGCCGGCCTGGCCACCGGTTTGGCCTGGCTCACCAAAACGCCTGCCATCTTTCTGCTCCCGGCCCTGCTGGGCCTGGGCCTGCTGGCAGACCTGCGCCACCGCCCGGCCGATTGGCAGCGTTCCGCCCTGCTGGCCGCGGCGGCGGCCCTGCTGTTGGGGGTGCTGCTTTTTTGGGCGCTCTTTCCCGCCATGTGGGCCAACCCGCTGGGCAGCTTGCAAACCATGGCCAGCTATACCTTGGGCAGCGCCGAAGGTGAGCACAGCGGCCCGCTGTTCTTCCTGGGCCAGGTCTATCCAGACGGCGAACTGGGCTCCGCCGGCTGGCTCTTCTACCTGGTCAGTTTCGTGGCGCGCAGCACGCCGTTGGTCCTGCTCGGCCTGGGGCTGGCGGCCTGGTTCGGTGTGCGCCAACCCGGCGCCCCCGGCCGCGCCACGGCCGGCTGGCTGGCGCTCGGCGGTCTGGGCTTCCTGCTGCTGATGACCATCGCCAGCAAGAAAATGGACCGCTACGGGCTGCCTGCCCTGCCCTTCTTCATCCTCATCGCTGGCTGGGGTTGGGCGGCAGCCCTGCAAGCCATGGGTTGGCGCGGCCGCCAGGTCGCTGCTGTGGCTGGGCTGCTGGTTGCCGCCCTGCTCAGCGCCTTGCCCAACCAGCCCTACTATCTCAACTACTACAATCCGCTCATCGGCTCAGCCGATAAGGTGATGATGATTGGCTGGGGCGAAGGCTTGGACCAAGCCGCCCAATACCTCAGCCGCCAGCCAGGCATCGCCGGGGCGCGGGTCGCCACCTGGTACAGTGTCAGCTTCCAATGGATGTACAGCTATCCGGTGGAGGATATTCCCATCACCAGCCAGCTTTCAGAAGCCGGCCTGGCAGATTTGCTCAGCATGGATTATTTGGTGATCTACGTACACCAGTGGCAACGCGGCACACCCCAAAACCTGCTCGATGCACTGGCTCCCCTGGACCCACAGCACCGCATTTGGATCGGTGGGCAGGAGTATGTGCGCGTGTATCGTTTAGGGCAGTAA
- a CDS encoding L,D-transpeptidase, which produces MSVESSWETLCIRAQDAQEAGQRAHARRLARAAAKLAPDQPLPRQLLAELTGPDAAVKEDHRRRPFGRLGMRWAVLAMLALTLATAAFAWLRPPSVDDGLKMAGAAAAGQLGSLLYQAEEPTPVVELTPTHTPFADMSRLPTSTPTPLPPTPEPSPTPTEFPEVQVELDKYDLRLPGGIGPAERWIEVNLTTQTLVAYEGRNQVRSFIISSGRAGRLTVTGEFRVWIKVPMQDMSGPGYYIRNVPWVMFFYEDYGIHGTWWHTNFGTPMSSGCVNMSEEDAKWLYDWASVGTIVQVHY; this is translated from the coding sequence GTGAGCGTCGAGAGCAGCTGGGAAACGCTGTGCATCCGGGCGCAAGATGCGCAGGAAGCGGGGCAGCGCGCCCATGCCCGCCGCCTGGCACGGGCGGCGGCCAAGCTGGCGCCTGACCAGCCGCTGCCGCGCCAACTGCTGGCGGAGCTGACCGGGCCGGATGCGGCGGTTAAGGAAGACCACCGGCGGCGCCCGTTTGGGCGGCTGGGTATGCGCTGGGCCGTGTTGGCCATGCTGGCATTGACCTTAGCGACAGCGGCTTTTGCCTGGCTGCGGCCACCCAGCGTAGACGACGGGCTGAAGATGGCCGGCGCGGCCGCCGCGGGCCAGCTGGGCAGCCTGCTGTACCAGGCTGAGGAGCCCACTCCCGTCGTTGAACTCACCCCGACGCATACGCCCTTCGCCGACATGAGCCGGCTGCCGACCAGCACGCCCACGCCGCTGCCGCCCACGCCGGAACCCAGCCCGACGCCGACCGAGTTCCCTGAAGTGCAGGTGGAACTGGATAAATACGATCTGCGGCTGCCGGGCGGGATCGGCCCGGCGGAACGCTGGATCGAGGTCAACCTGACCACGCAGACGCTGGTGGCCTATGAGGGCCGCAACCAAGTGCGCAGCTTTATTATTTCCAGCGGGCGGGCCGGCAGGCTTACGGTGACCGGGGAGTTCCGGGTGTGGATCAAGGTGCCGATGCAGGATATGTCCGGACCGGGTTATTACATTCGCAATGTGCCCTGGGTGATGTTCTTTTATGAGGACTACGGCATCCACGGCACCTGGTGGCACACCAACTTCGGCACGCCGATGAGCTCGGGCTGTGTGAATATGAGCGAAGAAGATGCCAAGTGGCTGTACGACTGGGCCAGCGTGGGCACCATCGTGCAGGTGCATTACTAA
- a CDS encoding N-acetylmuramoyl-L-alanine amidase, whose protein sequence is MDPFEHEQFQPEARPSRMASMNVLGQMLRVFVVAAFLATMFTAWTPLGLVPSDLAGQLVNIFWGGGQAAPSLPQPTPRPRPLIGIVAGHSGGVDPGAVCPDGLTEVSINLDVATRVKEKLTAAGFDVDLLEEFDERLDGYQALALVSIHADSCAYIDDNASGFKIAVAPNIDPSQATRLSACLSNRYSRVTGLRFHAGSVSAHMTGYHVFSRIDLLTSAAIVEVGFMNLDRQILTQQPDLLAEGLAQGVLCYIYNEDASGGGQ, encoded by the coding sequence ATGGACCCGTTTGAGCACGAGCAGTTCCAGCCCGAAGCGCGGCCCAGCCGCATGGCCAGCATGAATGTGCTGGGCCAGATGCTGCGCGTGTTTGTCGTGGCGGCCTTTTTGGCGACGATGTTCACGGCCTGGACGCCGCTGGGCCTGGTGCCCAGCGACCTGGCGGGCCAGCTGGTCAATATTTTCTGGGGCGGCGGACAGGCGGCCCCCAGCCTGCCGCAGCCCACGCCGCGCCCGCGCCCGCTGATCGGCATTGTGGCCGGGCACAGCGGCGGCGTGGACCCCGGCGCGGTGTGCCCGGACGGGCTGACCGAAGTGAGCATCAATTTGGATGTGGCTACGCGGGTCAAGGAGAAGCTGACCGCTGCGGGCTTTGATGTGGACTTGCTGGAAGAATTTGACGAACGCCTGGATGGCTACCAGGCTTTGGCGCTGGTTTCGATCCACGCCGACAGCTGCGCCTATATTGACGACAACGCCAGCGGCTTCAAGATCGCCGTAGCACCCAACATTGACCCCTCCCAGGCTACACGCCTTTCGGCCTGCCTGAGCAACAGGTACAGCCGGGTGACCGGGCTGCGCTTCCACGCCGGCAGCGTCAGCGCCCACATGACCGGCTATCACGTCTTCAGCCGCATTGACCTGCTGACCTCGGCGGCGATCGTGGAGGTGGGCTTTATGAACCTGGACCGCCAGATCCTGACCCAGCAGCCCGACCTGCTGGCAGAGGGTTTGGCTCAGGGCGTGCTGTGCTACATCTACAACGAAGACGCCTCGGGAGGAGGACAGTGA
- a CDS encoding flavin reductase — protein MHASHPPTPEDLRNALRFWTTGVTIVAAAHQGATHGMTVNSFTSLSLDPPLVSISLEKATRTHQLVMATQAFAVTVLRADQHEVSDRFAGRDSEQSNRFEGLDTFSLQSGSPILSTGLAYFDCKVAACHDAGTHTVFLSDVLACGLFEAAEDAPPLVYFNRAYREIHPE, from the coding sequence ATGCACGCATCCCACCCTCCAACCCCGGAAGATCTGCGCAACGCTTTGCGCTTCTGGACCACTGGCGTCACCATCGTGGCGGCTGCCCACCAGGGCGCCACCCACGGCATGACGGTCAATTCCTTCACTTCACTCTCGCTGGACCCACCGCTGGTCTCCATCTCACTGGAGAAGGCCACCCGCACTCACCAGTTGGTGATGGCCACCCAGGCCTTCGCCGTCACCGTGCTGCGCGCTGACCAGCACGAGGTCTCCGACCGTTTTGCCGGCCGCGACAGCGAGCAGTCCAACCGCTTCGAGGGCCTGGACACCTTCAGCCTGCAAAGCGGCAGCCCGATCCTGTCAACCGGCTTGGCCTACTTTGACTGCAAAGTGGCCGCCTGTCACGACGCCGGCACCCACACTGTCTTCCTCAGCGACGTGCTGGCCTGCGGCCTGTTTGAGGCGGCTGAAGACGCGCCCCCGCTGGTCTATTTCAACCGGGCCTACCGGGAAATTCATCCGGAATAA
- a CDS encoding sigma-70 family RNA polymerase sigma factor, whose product MKDTAHSLAMPERTAHSPAEVLEREGSRLRNFIRSRVPDVLDAEDILQDVFSELVEANQLLVPIDHVTGWLFQVARNRITDLFRKKRPERFSDLEARAAGDEALLLEDLLAAAEDGPDAQLARKALLAELEAALAELPAEQRQVFLAHEVEGLSFNDIAAQTGVGLNTLLSRKRYAVQQLRKRLQHLNDYKEED is encoded by the coding sequence ATGAAAGACACCGCCCACTCACTGGCCATGCCGGAACGCACAGCGCACAGCCCCGCTGAGGTTTTGGAACGCGAAGGTTCGCGCCTGCGCAACTTCATCCGTTCACGCGTGCCGGATGTGCTGGACGCCGAAGACATTCTGCAGGATGTCTTCTCCGAGTTGGTGGAGGCCAACCAACTGCTGGTGCCGATCGATCACGTCACCGGCTGGTTGTTCCAGGTGGCGCGCAACCGCATCACCGACTTGTTCCGCAAGAAACGCCCAGAGCGCTTCAGCGACCTGGAGGCGAGGGCGGCCGGGGACGAGGCGCTGCTGTTGGAAGACCTGTTGGCGGCCGCTGAAGATGGGCCGGATGCACAGCTTGCCCGCAAGGCTTTGCTGGCCGAGCTGGAGGCTGCGCTGGCGGAACTGCCGGCGGAGCAGCGCCAGGTGTTCCTGGCCCATGAGGTGGAAGGTTTGTCTTTCAACGACATTGCAGCGCAGACGGGCGTGGGCTTGAATACGTTGCTCTCACGCAAACGCTATGCGGTGCAGCAACTGCGCAAGCGTTTGCAGCATTTGAATGATTACAAGGAAGAGGACTAG
- a CDS encoding PD40 domain-containing protein encodes MPFLISKTNLKRIVFRLGLASCVLALAGCNFPTRAQDDLVATAVAATLAPPTETPAPEPGVLPAALLFLSERSGRAQIWQLAADGETQRQVTEEAAGVDGFAVSPVDGSLAYVSGNQLYMRDADGGNRRLMVDNAAADRSAPEYFSTQRISDPRFSPDGRYLAYAYDGLWILDLGSNQAVHLLNNEIDAESEALQTYYMPLAWAPNSQQLVLASGGQAGGAQASRLVFVNPGAETLTTTAQTSAGPACCHTAWTPDSQALLLASPYAGLLEPGLWRYDPLSGERSLLAGEEGLLELAGWPLQTADGELYFFYASTAELPAGDLPLFMVRSAAGQPAERELLRSEAFTNIGEALWAQDGSLALVVQLRPEGGRGGAVLLAYSDGRQPQRLLEDGYALQWGR; translated from the coding sequence ATGCCGTTCCTGATTAGCAAGACGAATCTAAAGCGGATTGTGTTCCGTTTGGGTTTGGCGAGCTGTGTGCTGGCCCTGGCTGGATGCAACTTCCCCACCCGGGCGCAAGATGATTTGGTGGCGACTGCGGTGGCAGCCACATTGGCGCCGCCTACGGAAACGCCGGCGCCTGAACCGGGCGTGCTGCCGGCGGCGCTGCTCTTCCTCAGTGAACGCAGCGGGCGGGCGCAAATCTGGCAGCTGGCGGCGGATGGCGAGACACAGCGGCAAGTGACCGAGGAAGCCGCCGGGGTGGATGGCTTTGCTGTTTCGCCCGTGGACGGCAGCCTGGCCTACGTCAGCGGCAACCAGCTGTATATGCGCGACGCCGATGGCGGCAATCGCCGCCTGATGGTGGACAACGCTGCGGCTGACCGCAGCGCGCCGGAGTATTTCAGCACGCAGCGCATCAGCGATCCGCGTTTTTCGCCGGACGGGCGTTACCTGGCTTATGCCTATGATGGGTTGTGGATCCTGGACCTGGGCAGCAACCAAGCCGTGCATTTGCTTAATAATGAAATAGACGCCGAATCCGAGGCGCTGCAGACCTATTATATGCCCCTGGCGTGGGCCCCCAACAGCCAGCAATTGGTACTGGCCTCCGGAGGACAGGCTGGCGGTGCACAGGCCAGCCGCCTGGTGTTCGTGAACCCCGGCGCCGAAACGCTGACCACTACGGCGCAAACCAGCGCCGGACCCGCCTGCTGCCATACGGCCTGGACACCGGACAGCCAGGCTTTGCTGCTGGCCAGCCCGTACGCCGGGCTGCTGGAACCGGGTCTGTGGCGCTACGACCCTCTGAGCGGGGAGCGCAGCCTGTTGGCTGGGGAGGAGGGCCTGCTGGAGCTGGCTGGCTGGCCGCTGCAAACCGCAGACGGGGAGCTGTACTTCTTCTATGCCAGCACGGCGGAACTGCCGGCGGGCGACCTGCCGCTATTCATGGTGCGCAGCGCCGCGGGCCAGCCCGCCGAGCGTGAACTGCTGCGCTCCGAAGCTTTCACCAATATAGGCGAGGCGCTGTGGGCGCAGGACGGTTCACTGGCCCTGGTGGTGCAGCTGCGCCCCGAGGGCGGCCGCGGTGGAGCGGTGCTGCTGGCCTACAGCGACGGCCGGCAGCCCCAGCGCCTGCTAGAGGACGGCTACGCGCTGCAGTGGGGACGCTGA
- a CDS encoding transglycosylase domain-containing protein, with protein MSQDQGHTPEHTEGASDRFKRLAGSEGEAPKPAAGDTQPSRPLRLKGDAPATGDTQPSQPIRISQMLPGEFPPSGAVPPDEAPTILQPAQPNEAPPPPSLGYTPASGLPPTDESGMPLPRRSAASEPRPPASGSTGPISRPSRPQRPAAQPGPAGGNKLSQLWRRISRMGCLPRAFILSAFAIIFLLTAGVAFALYEYAVIAASLPSVDDLRAHASQFETTRILDAEGNLLYEILDPSAGRRTYVPLEDISPTLVAATIATEDKEFYNHPGFNVTAIFRAFTQNYSSGEVVSGASTITQQLARILLFSPEEAGEQSYMRKVREAILASEITRRYSKDEILELYLNEIYYGNLAYGIEAAAQTYFGATAGQLSLSQASLLAGLPQAPSVYDVYTNREAVLFRQQSVLSLMVRVSAEDGCIYVSNSPQRVCVTVDEAANAGLEMLDYAFRSPDVQIRYPHWVHYIRFLLEQQYDPQTIYRSGFTVHTTLLPQLQDTAQQIVADQVADLAHLQVGSGALVALRPSDGHILAMVGSADFYNEDIDGQINMAVSPRQPGSSIKPLTYVAAFEKGWTASTLIWDVESEFPPSGVPGDPRPPYIPRNYDNRFHGPVTVRSALANSYNIPAVKALDFVGVYDDPNTTEEEGLVAFAHRLGISDLQSDQYGLALTLGGGEVKLLDLTNAYAIFANQGRQVTPVAITRITDYQGNIIFEAPEPSNQQIIREEHAFLISSILSDNDARRPMFGANSVLNLPFRAAAKTGTTDDFRDNWTLGYTPDLAVGVWVGNPDNTEMDGSSGLSGAAPIWAEFMQQAIGTLAGGNPAPFLQPVGVVEKVICSVSGAEPSQYCDQQRREYFAADQPPADADNDLWQDARIDTWTQLEASSACNQFVDEIFSLNVDDVWAIRWITQTNDGRNWARNLGFDDPIVFSPSRECDDNDPRPTLEFTGPRDGDRLSNPTVEIHLIANASANFEEWVLEWRRADGGSTWHELENKRNPVPNAQVVHALNLQELPRGPIVLRLTIYSTSGGHARRDIVVYNDLPEPTATPTPTQAPSATPTATLPAPTATETPLPSETPTPTP; from the coding sequence ATGTCGCAAGATCAGGGACACACTCCAGAACACACCGAAGGCGCCAGCGACCGTTTTAAGCGCCTGGCAGGCTCTGAAGGCGAGGCGCCCAAGCCGGCCGCCGGCGACACCCAACCCAGCCGCCCGCTCAGGCTGAAAGGTGACGCGCCGGCAACCGGGGATACCCAGCCCAGCCAGCCCATCCGCATCAGCCAGATGCTGCCCGGAGAGTTCCCGCCGTCCGGCGCAGTTCCGCCGGACGAGGCCCCCACCATCCTGCAGCCCGCCCAACCCAACGAGGCGCCCCCGCCCCCGTCATTGGGCTACACTCCCGCCTCCGGACTGCCCCCCACCGACGAATCCGGCATGCCTTTGCCCCGGCGCAGCGCGGCAAGCGAGCCGCGCCCGCCGGCCTCAGGCAGCACCGGCCCTATCAGCCGCCCAAGCCGTCCACAGCGCCCCGCTGCGCAGCCGGGCCCGGCTGGCGGCAACAAGCTCAGCCAGCTGTGGAGGCGCATCAGCCGTATGGGCTGCCTGCCGCGCGCGTTTATCCTCAGCGCTTTCGCCATTATCTTCCTGCTGACAGCAGGCGTGGCCTTTGCTCTCTACGAATACGCCGTCATCGCCGCCAGCCTGCCCAGCGTAGATGACCTGCGCGCCCATGCCTCGCAGTTCGAGACCACCCGCATCCTCGACGCCGAGGGCAATCTGCTCTACGAGATCCTGGACCCCAGCGCCGGCCGCCGCACCTATGTGCCGCTGGAGGATATTTCTCCCACTCTGGTGGCCGCCACCATCGCCACCGAGGACAAGGAGTTCTACAACCATCCCGGCTTCAACGTGACCGCCATCTTCCGCGCTTTCACCCAAAACTACTCCAGCGGAGAGGTGGTCTCCGGCGCCTCCACCATCACCCAGCAGCTGGCCCGCATTCTGCTCTTCAGCCCCGAAGAAGCCGGCGAGCAAAGCTATATGCGCAAAGTGCGCGAGGCCATCCTGGCTTCGGAAATCACGCGCCGCTACTCCAAGGACGAGATCCTGGAGCTGTACCTCAACGAGATTTATTACGGCAACCTGGCCTACGGCATCGAGGCCGCCGCCCAAACTTACTTCGGCGCCACCGCCGGGCAGCTCAGCCTCAGCCAGGCTTCGCTGCTGGCCGGGCTGCCTCAGGCTCCCTCGGTCTACGACGTCTATACCAACCGTGAGGCCGTCTTGTTCCGCCAGCAAAGCGTGCTCTCGCTGATGGTGCGCGTCAGCGCCGAGGACGGCTGCATCTACGTCAGCAACAGCCCGCAGCGCGTCTGCGTCACGGTGGACGAAGCCGCCAATGCCGGCCTGGAAATGCTGGACTACGCCTTCCGCTCGCCCGATGTGCAGATCCGTTATCCGCACTGGGTGCACTACATCCGCTTCCTGCTGGAGCAGCAATACGACCCGCAAACCATCTACCGTTCCGGCTTCACCGTGCATACCACGCTGCTGCCGCAGCTGCAAGACACGGCCCAGCAGATCGTGGCTGACCAGGTGGCCGACCTGGCCCACCTGCAGGTGGGCAGCGGCGCCCTGGTCGCCCTGCGCCCTTCAGACGGCCATATCTTGGCCATGGTCGGCTCGGCTGACTTCTACAACGAAGACATCGACGGCCAGATCAACATGGCCGTCTCGCCCCGCCAACCGGGTTCTTCGATCAAGCCGCTGACCTACGTGGCCGCCTTTGAAAAAGGCTGGACCGCCTCCACCCTGATCTGGGATGTGGAGAGCGAGTTTCCGCCTTCCGGTGTGCCCGGCGACCCGCGCCCGCCTTACATCCCCAGGAACTACGACAACCGCTTCCACGGCCCGGTCACCGTGCGCTCCGCCCTGGCCAACTCCTACAATATCCCGGCAGTCAAGGCCCTGGACTTCGTCGGCGTCTACGACGACCCCAACACGACCGAGGAGGAAGGCCTGGTGGCCTTCGCCCATCGCCTGGGCATCAGCGACCTGCAAAGCGACCAATACGGCCTGGCGCTAACCCTGGGCGGCGGCGAGGTCAAACTGCTCGACCTGACCAACGCCTACGCCATCTTTGCCAACCAGGGCCGCCAGGTGACTCCGGTGGCCATCACGCGCATCACCGACTATCAGGGCAATATCATCTTTGAAGCGCCCGAGCCCAGTAACCAGCAGATCATCCGCGAGGAGCACGCTTTCCTCATCTCCTCCATCCTCTCAGACAATGACGCCCGCCGGCCGATGTTCGGCGCCAACTCCGTGCTCAACCTGCCCTTCCGTGCCGCCGCCAAGACCGGCACCACCGACGACTTCCGCGACAACTGGACCCTGGGCTACACGCCAGACCTGGCCGTGGGCGTCTGGGTGGGCAACCCGGACAACACCGAGATGGACGGCAGCAGCGGCCTTTCTGGCGCCGCACCCATCTGGGCCGAATTTATGCAGCAGGCCATCGGCACCCTGGCCGGAGGCAACCCGGCGCCCTTTCTGCAGCCTGTCGGCGTGGTGGAGAAGGTGATCTGCAGCGTCTCCGGCGCAGAGCCGTCGCAATACTGCGACCAGCAGCGCCGTGAATACTTCGCCGCCGACCAGCCGCCCGCCGACGCCGACAATGACCTCTGGCAAGACGCGCGCATCGACACCTGGACTCAGCTGGAAGCCTCGTCCGCCTGCAATCAATTTGTGGATGAGATCTTCAGCCTCAACGTGGACGATGTCTGGGCCATCCGCTGGATCACGCAGACCAATGACGGGCGCAACTGGGCCCGCAACTTGGGCTTCGACGACCCGATCGTCTTCTCCCCCAGCCGCGAATGCGACGACAATGACCCCCGCCCCACTTTGGAGTTCACCGGCCCGCGTGACGGCGACCGCCTCAGCAATCCCACGGTGGAGATCCATCTGATCGCCAACGCCAGCGCCAATTTCGAGGAATGGGTGCTGGAATGGCGCCGCGCCGATGGCGGCTCCACCTGGCATGAGCTGGAAAACAAGCGCAATCCCGTACCCAATGCGCAGGTGGTGCACGCCCTCAACCTGCAGGAACTGCCGCGCGGCCCGATCGTACTGCGTCTGACCATCTACAGCACCTCGGGCGGCCATGCCCGCAGGGACATCGTCGTCTACAACGACCTGCCAGAGCCGACGGCCACGCCTACGCCTACACAGGCGCCCAGCGCAACGCCGACGGCCACTCTGCCGGCGCCGACAGCCACAGAAACTCCCCTACCCAGCGAGACGCCCACTCCAACGCCCTAG